The following proteins come from a genomic window of Geomonas sp. RF6:
- a CDS encoding chemotaxis protein CheW has protein sequence MNLAEIRKKAQQQEAPRPGWEEVTPAAAAPSEPVVELVPVSFREAPFAAPPAPEDMEETFPQPVVECALDEDLRGDEEEIDGDMQWPTAALPQESLLEIVDDVLQEAAVQEEAPAASEAPAPAPKPAAVQKAAPAPVAAQGAPAPFDPLSAILKGREEATAGEGAGVAVEEESAVSVELLCFKVAQEEYAISIMDVKEIIKPRELTEVPRTPPFVGGVLSLRGMIIPVFDLRVRLGLSLHERSPRERIVVVKRERGFCGVLVDQVVQVVRLPLAGFEPPPLVLEGIDRDFVQGIGRVDGRMLILLDMEKVLDVTLS, from the coding sequence ATGAACCTCGCGGAAATAAGAAAGAAAGCGCAACAGCAGGAGGCACCCCGGCCGGGGTGGGAGGAGGTAACACCCGCCGCCGCGGCGCCGTCGGAACCGGTAGTGGAATTGGTCCCCGTTTCCTTCCGGGAAGCCCCCTTCGCTGCGCCTCCGGCGCCGGAGGATATGGAGGAGACGTTCCCGCAGCCGGTCGTGGAATGTGCGCTGGACGAGGATCTCCGGGGGGACGAGGAGGAGATCGACGGCGACATGCAGTGGCCGACAGCTGCGCTCCCCCAGGAAAGTCTGCTGGAAATCGTCGACGATGTGCTGCAGGAGGCCGCGGTGCAGGAAGAGGCCCCGGCTGCAAGCGAGGCTCCCGCCCCTGCGCCAAAGCCTGCCGCCGTGCAAAAAGCGGCTCCCGCGCCGGTGGCGGCGCAGGGGGCTCCTGCCCCCTTTGATCCTCTCTCCGCGATCCTCAAAGGACGTGAAGAGGCCACTGCCGGGGAGGGTGCCGGCGTGGCGGTGGAGGAAGAGAGCGCGGTTTCCGTCGAGCTCCTCTGCTTCAAGGTGGCGCAGGAGGAGTACGCCATCAGCATCATGGACGTAAAGGAGATCATCAAGCCGCGCGAGCTCACCGAGGTGCCGCGCACCCCCCCCTTTGTGGGAGGGGTCCTGTCGCTGCGCGGCATGATCATCCCGGTCTTCGACCTCCGGGTGCGGCTCGGTCTCTCCCTCCACGAGCGCTCGCCGCGCGAGCGGATCGTGGTGGTGAAGAGGGAGCGCGGCTTCTGCGGAGTGCTGGTGGACCAGGTGGTCCAGGTGGTGCGTCTCCCCCTGGCGGGGTTTGAGCCGCCGCCGCTCGTCCTCGAGGGGATCGACCGCGACTTCGTGCAGGGGATCGGCCGTGTCGACGGGCGCATGCTCATCCTTCTGGACATGGAAAAAGTGCTGGATGTCACCCTTTCCTAG
- a CDS encoding protein-glutamate methylesterase/protein-glutamine glutaminase: MKKIRVVVVDDSAYNRRAITKMLEALPEVEVVGYATNGEEGIRRVIDLTPDLVTLDLEMPRMDGFTMLRILMATTPVPTIVISSSSGDERVFKALELGALDFIAKPTTVISDELLKIQEDLHQKVQGVFKLNRERLPARAEQKPAPVAVTIPPRTEVQPALDIVAIASSTGGPPALQRIFGAFTERLPFAVVVSQHMPAGFTKTFAERLNRSCGFEVLEARDGDVVAPGRILIAPGGKNLLFTEIDGKVMARIVQPAPSDRFIPSADAMFSSCARIYGARMLAVVLTGMGNDGSKGVREAKSSGAQVIVESEESSVVFGMPREAIATGLVDKVLPLDGMAREIVQRCCQKG, from the coding sequence TTGAAAAAGATTCGGGTGGTGGTAGTTGATGACTCGGCGTACAATCGCCGGGCCATCACCAAAATGCTGGAGGCGTTGCCGGAAGTCGAGGTGGTAGGATACGCCACCAACGGGGAGGAGGGGATCCGCAGGGTCATCGATCTCACCCCCGACCTGGTGACGCTCGATCTGGAGATGCCGCGGATGGACGGCTTCACCATGCTGCGCATCCTCATGGCGACGACACCCGTTCCGACGATCGTGATAAGCTCCTCCTCCGGGGACGAGCGCGTCTTCAAGGCGCTCGAGCTCGGCGCGCTCGATTTTATCGCGAAGCCGACCACCGTTATCTCCGACGAGCTCCTGAAGATCCAGGAGGACCTGCATCAGAAGGTCCAGGGGGTATTCAAGCTCAACCGCGAGAGGCTCCCGGCGAGGGCGGAGCAGAAGCCCGCGCCTGTGGCCGTGACGATTCCGCCGCGCACCGAGGTGCAGCCCGCGCTGGACATTGTGGCGATCGCCTCCTCCACCGGAGGCCCTCCGGCCCTGCAGCGGATCTTCGGAGCGTTCACCGAGCGCCTCCCCTTCGCGGTGGTGGTGTCACAGCACATGCCGGCGGGATTCACGAAGACCTTTGCGGAGAGGCTGAACCGCAGCTGCGGCTTCGAGGTTCTGGAGGCGCGCGACGGTGACGTGGTCGCTCCCGGCAGGATCCTCATCGCGCCGGGGGGGAAGAACCTCCTCTTCACCGAGATCGACGGCAAGGTCATGGCCCGGATCGTCCAGCCGGCGCCGAGCGACCGCTTCATCCCTTCCGCTGATGCCATGTTCTCCTCCTGTGCCCGCATCTACGGCGCCCGCATGCTGGCGGTCGTGCTGACGGGGATGGGGAATGACGGCTCCAAAGGGGTGCGCGAGGCGAAGTCCTCGGGCGCGCAGGTCATCGTGGAGTCTGAGGAGTCGTCGGTGGTATTCGGCATGCCGCGCGAGGCGATCGCCACCGGTCTGGTGGACAAGGTCCTCCCGCTGGACGGGATGGCCCGCGAGATAGTGCAGCGCTGCTGCCAGAAGGGGTGA
- a CDS encoding response regulator, producing the protein MSQYNVLIVEDSPTMRQLIAFALKRIRGVRIVEANDGVDGLKKLSSERFDLILTDINMPIMDGLKLVSLVRNDANYRSIPIVVITTEGAQEDRERALSLGANDYITKPIQPTRILDVAKTLLKIT; encoded by the coding sequence ATCTCACAATACAATGTTTTGATAGTCGAAGACTCCCCGACGATGAGGCAGCTCATCGCCTTTGCCCTGAAAAGGATCAGGGGGGTCAGGATCGTCGAGGCGAACGATGGCGTCGACGGCCTGAAAAAGCTCTCCTCCGAGCGCTTCGACCTTATCCTCACCGACATCAACATGCCGATCATGGACGGGCTGAAACTGGTGAGCCTCGTGCGCAACGACGCCAACTACCGCTCCATCCCGATCGTGGTGATCACCACGGAGGGGGCGCAGGAGGACCGGGAGCGCGCGCTTTCCCTCGGCGCGAACGACTACATCACGAAGCCGATCCAGCCGACGCGCATCCTCGACGTGGCAAAGACTCTGCTGAAGATCACCTAG
- a CDS encoding chemotaxis protein CheW: MTDIATNNEMHDIQLACVTVADGLYAVDIMRIKEIIRLPRLAPLPGALPFVEGVINLRGEVITVVDLRKRLGLPPLEAMDQARLLILSLPGQRMGLIVDEVREMITVAVRDLKPPPKGRGVASEHLLGLCLVGETPVLLLDIDSLLTFADHPSGTVPASGDSNERP, encoded by the coding sequence GTGACAGATATCGCGACAAACAACGAGATGCACGACATCCAGCTCGCCTGCGTGACGGTGGCCGACGGCCTCTACGCCGTGGATATCATGCGCATCAAGGAGATCATCAGGCTCCCCCGGCTTGCACCGCTCCCCGGCGCGCTCCCCTTTGTGGAGGGGGTGATCAACCTGCGCGGCGAGGTCATCACCGTCGTCGATCTCAGAAAGCGCCTCGGGCTTCCCCCACTGGAGGCGATGGACCAGGCGCGACTCCTCATCCTCTCCCTTCCCGGGCAGCGCATGGGACTCATCGTCGACGAGGTGCGGGAGATGATCACGGTGGCGGTGCGCGACCTGAAGCCCCCCCCGAAAGGGCGCGGCGTGGCATCCGAGCACCTCCTCGGGCTCTGCCTGGTAGGGGAGACGCCGGTGCTTCTCCTCGATATCGACTCACTGCTCACATTTGCCGACCACCCCTCCGGCACCGTCCCCGCCTCCGGGGATAGCAACGAAAGGCCGTAA
- a CDS encoding CheR family methyltransferase: MSFFEPSLPLAEEEFRLIRDLIHQHCGLYFDSDSKYLLEKRLFQRVNLRNLSDFREYYQFLKYDRKKDEELSDIMDLLTTNETYFFRESFQLKAFTDEILPELAQTRKGDRTLRIWSAGCSTGEEPYTIAMLILESDLFKGWRVEVVGTDISQRVVQQARKGVYGKSAFRCTPDGYQSRFFTETEGGMRISDEVRSLVTISHLNLFDEHRLALLGKMDLIFCRNVIIYFDLAAKKRVIERFYQALRPGGYLLLGHSESLMNISTAFALRHLKNDMVYQKVALPGVTF, from the coding sequence ATCTCCTTCTTCGAGCCATCCCTCCCACTCGCCGAGGAGGAGTTCCGCCTGATCCGGGACCTCATCCACCAGCACTGCGGGCTCTACTTCGACTCCGACAGCAAGTACCTGCTGGAAAAGCGCCTCTTCCAGAGGGTGAACCTGCGCAACCTCTCGGACTTTCGCGAGTATTACCAGTTTTTGAAGTACGACCGGAAAAAGGACGAGGAGCTGTCCGACATCATGGACCTCCTCACCACGAACGAGACGTACTTCTTCAGGGAGTCTTTCCAGCTGAAGGCATTCACCGACGAGATCCTCCCGGAGCTCGCCCAGACCCGCAAGGGGGACCGCACCCTGCGCATCTGGAGCGCCGGCTGCTCCACGGGGGAAGAGCCGTACACCATCGCCATGCTGATCCTGGAGAGCGACCTCTTCAAGGGGTGGCGGGTGGAAGTGGTCGGGACCGACATCAGCCAGAGAGTCGTGCAGCAGGCCCGCAAGGGGGTCTACGGGAAGTCCGCCTTCCGCTGCACCCCCGATGGCTACCAGAGTCGCTTCTTCACCGAGACGGAAGGGGGGATGCGCATCAGCGACGAGGTGAGGTCGCTGGTCACCATAAGCCACCTGAACCTTTTCGACGAGCACCGGCTGGCGCTCCTCGGGAAGATGGATCTCATATTCTGCCGCAACGTGATCATCTACTTCGATCTCGCCGCGAAGAAGCGGGTAATCGAGCGCTTCTACCAGGCGCTGCGTCCGGGGGGGTACCTGCTTCTCGGTCATTCCGAATCTCTGATGAACATATCCACGGCGTTTGCCTTGCGTCACCTGAAAAACGACATGGTGTACCAGAAGGTGGCGCTGCCGGGAGTGACCTTTTGA
- a CDS encoding response regulator transcription factor has protein sequence MRKNRILVVEDEESLLKLESILFTSKGYLVTGVMDGKSALEEVALNRPDLIVLDVMLPGLDGFEVCRAVKGNPETASIPVVMLTAKKGAQDLERGRSVGADAYITKPFKSVKVLEVIEGLLENAPQ, from the coding sequence ATGAGGAAGAACAGGATACTGGTGGTCGAGGACGAGGAGAGCCTCCTCAAGCTGGAGAGCATTCTCTTTACCTCCAAGGGGTACCTCGTCACCGGGGTGATGGACGGCAAGAGCGCCCTCGAGGAGGTCGCGCTGAACCGGCCGGACCTGATCGTGCTGGACGTCATGCTCCCCGGTCTGGACGGATTCGAGGTGTGCCGGGCCGTGAAGGGGAATCCGGAGACGGCTTCCATTCCGGTGGTGATGCTCACCGCAAAGAAGGGTGCCCAGGACCTGGAACGGGGACGGAGCGTGGGGGCGGATGCCTACATTACGAAGCCGTTCAAGTCGGTAAAGGTACTAGAGGTGATCGAAGGGCTTCTGGAGAACGCGCCGCAGTGA
- a CDS encoding GAF domain-containing protein, translating into MQKDDDKLVHNRGEEFLQVFKKGAEFTQELLRENERLRYRLLELEKGQSLAAIAPDSPEAQRLSARIEELEREKAEILDRIRQVEAENQDFANRYLEIEYENNNLANLYIASYQLHSTLDFKEVLQIITEIIINLIGAEEFAILLLDEKSHELQAVSTEGVERSEIPTVRIGKGVVGEVARSGESYFAPDVTVYQRDFTEPMVCIPLKIKDHVIGVLAVYKLLTQKTEFAPVDFELFTLLAGHAATAIFSSRLYSDSERKLSTIQGFIDLLTK; encoded by the coding sequence ATGCAGAAGGATGACGATAAGCTGGTCCACAACAGGGGCGAGGAGTTCCTGCAGGTATTCAAGAAGGGCGCCGAATTCACCCAGGAGCTGTTGCGCGAAAACGAGCGTCTGCGCTACCGGCTGCTGGAGCTCGAGAAGGGGCAGAGCCTCGCGGCGATAGCGCCGGACAGCCCGGAGGCGCAGAGGCTTTCGGCGCGGATCGAGGAGCTGGAGCGGGAAAAGGCGGAGATCCTCGACCGCATCCGGCAGGTCGAGGCCGAGAACCAGGACTTCGCCAACCGCTACCTGGAGATCGAGTACGAGAACAACAACCTGGCGAACCTCTACATCGCGAGCTACCAGCTGCACTCCACTCTCGACTTCAAAGAGGTGCTGCAGATCATCACCGAGATCATCATCAACCTGATCGGTGCCGAAGAGTTCGCCATTCTCCTGCTCGACGAGAAGAGCCACGAACTGCAGGCGGTCTCCACCGAAGGGGTGGAGCGCAGCGAGATCCCCACGGTCAGGATCGGGAAAGGGGTGGTGGGGGAGGTGGCCCGCTCCGGCGAGAGCTACTTCGCCCCCGATGTCACCGTGTACCAGCGCGACTTCACGGAGCCGATGGTGTGCATCCCCCTGAAGATCAAGGATCACGTTATCGGGGTCCTCGCGGTGTACAAGCTGCTGACCCAGAAGACGGAATTCGCGCCGGTCGACTTCGAGCTCTTCACCCTCCTTGCCGGTCACGCGGCGACGGCGATCTTCAGCTCGCGGCTCTACAGCGACTCCGAGCGGAAGCTCTCTACGATCCAGGGATTTATTGACTTATTGACCAAGTAG
- a CDS encoding HEAT repeat domain-containing protein: MTERLNAADEEVRRGAVAELARHPLSHALPLIFQAMGDVSWRVRKEAVEALFLGEEPGLEAVDGLIALLRSSDNAGLRNCAVESLERLGTIAVEPLCRHLNDRDPDLRKFVIDILGSIGSPSCLPLLVQAMDDPDPNVSVGAVENLGKLKDPRAVPYLVEALRNGDLWLKFTVLDALTAIGMPVPLEILAPLVHETLLKRAIFECLGVVGDADAAPLLIEGVQQGPRNAREAAAVGLMRLRGRLAAEVANDAIDAPLAALKGGSQVEGILSALEGAEDQEALVEILGLIGDERCVSRLVPLAGKEKVRAASLRALRRVGSAALPKLTTLFPEGSSEERSVIAYLFGELELHQTVPLLLVALDDGSPLVKASCLASLGRLHPEGGARKVARLLNDPDPEVRAGALEALHGFIGSEDGELSLICQELAGSGESSRRRDACRLLARLGDAERLSRLAKDEDPEVRRAALAAIGKGRLSEGTAILVMGLMDEEPEVRAAAAAALGEAGGAQGVEALILSLTDPDPWVQSACLKALAALADPAALPAVTATARSARGLPLIQALKTVAAIAGENGLGVVEEALADADEEVVEAALEILCAGDGSWIPRYQEILTGHPHWGVRRAFFRAVAQLMGVEAVPVLREAYAAESDSLVKGELEKLLGRVS, encoded by the coding sequence ATGACAGAAAGACTCAACGCCGCTGACGAGGAAGTGCGCAGGGGGGCGGTGGCCGAGCTCGCGAGACACCCTCTCTCCCATGCGCTCCCCCTGATCTTCCAGGCGATGGGAGACGTGAGCTGGCGGGTGCGCAAGGAGGCGGTTGAGGCGCTCTTTCTCGGCGAGGAGCCGGGGCTGGAGGCTGTCGACGGCCTCATCGCGCTCTTGCGCTCCTCCGACAACGCCGGCCTGCGCAACTGCGCGGTGGAGTCTCTGGAGCGTCTCGGCACGATCGCCGTGGAGCCGTTGTGCCGCCACCTGAACGACCGCGACCCGGACCTGCGCAAGTTCGTCATCGACATCCTCGGCAGCATCGGCTCGCCGAGCTGCCTCCCCCTTCTGGTGCAGGCGATGGACGACCCGGACCCGAACGTCTCTGTGGGGGCGGTGGAGAACCTGGGGAAGCTGAAGGACCCCCGTGCCGTGCCGTATCTGGTGGAAGCTCTGCGAAACGGGGACCTGTGGCTCAAGTTCACCGTTCTTGATGCGCTCACCGCCATCGGGATGCCGGTCCCTCTGGAGATCCTCGCTCCCCTGGTGCACGAGACGCTCCTGAAGCGCGCCATTTTCGAGTGCCTCGGGGTGGTGGGGGATGCAGATGCGGCTCCTCTCCTCATAGAGGGGGTGCAGCAGGGACCGCGCAACGCCCGCGAAGCCGCCGCCGTGGGGCTCATGCGACTGCGCGGCAGGCTCGCCGCGGAGGTTGCCAACGACGCTATAGACGCCCCCCTCGCCGCGCTCAAAGGGGGCTCGCAGGTGGAGGGGATCCTTTCCGCACTGGAGGGGGCGGAGGATCAGGAAGCGCTGGTAGAGATCCTCGGCCTTATCGGCGACGAGCGCTGCGTTTCGCGGCTCGTCCCGCTGGCCGGCAAAGAGAAGGTCCGCGCCGCTTCCTTGCGGGCGTTGCGCCGGGTCGGGAGCGCCGCGCTCCCGAAGCTCACCACTCTTTTCCCCGAGGGGTCGTCGGAGGAGAGGTCGGTGATAGCCTATCTCTTCGGCGAGCTCGAGCTGCATCAGACGGTACCCCTTCTCCTGGTCGCCCTGGACGACGGGAGCCCGCTGGTCAAAGCCTCGTGCCTCGCCTCGCTAGGGAGGCTGCACCCCGAGGGGGGCGCGCGCAAGGTGGCGCGCCTTCTGAACGATCCTGATCCGGAGGTGCGTGCGGGGGCGCTGGAGGCGCTGCACGGCTTCATCGGAAGTGAAGACGGGGAGCTTTCCCTTATCTGCCAGGAGCTTGCCGGCTCCGGCGAGAGTTCACGGCGTCGCGACGCCTGCCGACTCCTGGCAAGGCTCGGGGATGCGGAGCGCCTCTCGCGGCTCGCGAAGGACGAAGACCCGGAGGTGCGCCGCGCGGCCCTTGCCGCCATAGGGAAGGGGCGCCTCTCGGAGGGGACCGCCATCCTTGTCATGGGGCTCATGGACGAGGAACCGGAGGTGCGGGCCGCCGCTGCCGCCGCTCTCGGCGAGGCGGGAGGGGCGCAGGGGGTGGAGGCGCTCATCCTCTCCCTCACAGACCCCGACCCGTGGGTGCAGTCCGCCTGCCTTAAGGCACTCGCCGCCCTGGCGGACCCGGCGGCACTCCCTGCCGTCACTGCGACCGCACGAAGCGCACGCGGCCTTCCCCTGATCCAGGCGCTGAAGACCGTTGCCGCGATAGCCGGGGAGAATGGGCTCGGAGTCGTCGAGGAGGCGCTTGCCGATGCCGATGAGGAGGTCGTGGAGGCCGCCCTGGAGATTCTCTGCGCCGGTGACGGCTCCTGGATCCCGCGCTACCAGGAGATACTGACCGGGCACCCGCACTGGGGGGTGAGGCGTGCCTTCTTCAGGGCGGTGGCGCAACTCATGGGGGTGGAGGCGGTCCCGGTCCTTCGCGAGGCGTACGCGGCGGAGTCCGATTCGCTGGTGAAGGGAGAGCTGGAGAAGCTCCTGGGAAGGGTGTCGTGA
- a CDS encoding response regulator — MLITCPNCKKTSSLAPKGDALAVKVRCANCRAIFRVVRKGTPPPAPAAPVAEGAPVAPAAPVAPVAPAASPLTSAPPPIASPPFQGEGQGGDGVEAAPASVQGAAPGTIRIVVANESRPFCEAIQKLLAAEPFEVHVSNDGAEALALVQKLVPQVLLLDVALPGMLGFEVCDRVRQDPALSGVKIVLVASIYDKTRYKRSPNSLYGADDYIEKHHIPDSLVPMIYRLSGTGPTEMTSPSIQELAVQDRARLELRQFEVRETSLPPRVEVPEAEKKARRLARIIVSDIALYNQAKVEQGVREGSFYTLLADDIREGERLYEQRVPEGVRARTSYLEEAFETLIKQKKGELQL; from the coding sequence ATGTTGATCACCTGTCCGAACTGCAAGAAAACATCGTCTCTGGCACCGAAGGGGGACGCTCTCGCCGTAAAGGTGCGCTGCGCGAACTGCCGCGCGATCTTCCGCGTCGTGCGCAAGGGGACACCCCCCCCCGCCCCGGCTGCACCCGTCGCCGAGGGAGCACCCGTCGCTCCGGCAGCACCGGTGGCACCCGTTGCCCCGGCAGCAAGCCCCCTTACCAGCGCCCCCCCCCCGATCGCGTCCCCTCCCTTTCAAGGGGAGGGACAGGGTGGGGATGGGGTTGAGGCGGCACCCGCTTCGGTGCAGGGTGCCGCGCCCGGCACCATCCGCATCGTGGTGGCGAACGAAAGCCGCCCCTTCTGCGAGGCGATCCAGAAGCTCCTGGCGGCCGAGCCGTTCGAGGTGCACGTCTCCAACGACGGGGCGGAAGCCCTTGCCCTGGTGCAGAAGCTCGTCCCGCAGGTGCTCCTCCTCGACGTGGCACTCCCGGGAATGCTCGGCTTCGAGGTGTGCGACCGGGTGCGCCAGGATCCCGCCCTCTCCGGCGTAAAGATCGTGCTGGTCGCCTCCATCTACGACAAGACCCGCTACAAGAGGTCCCCGAACTCCCTGTACGGGGCGGACGATTACATCGAGAAGCACCACATCCCCGATTCACTGGTGCCGATGATCTACCGTCTCAGCGGCACCGGTCCGACGGAGATGACCTCCCCCTCCATCCAGGAGCTTGCCGTCCAGGACCGGGCGCGCCTCGAGCTGCGCCAGTTCGAGGTACGCGAGACCTCGCTCCCCCCGCGCGTGGAAGTGCCGGAGGCGGAAAAGAAGGCACGCCGCCTCGCCCGCATCATCGTCTCCGACATCGCGCTGTACAACCAGGCGAAGGTGGAGCAAGGGGTGCGCGAAGGGAGCTTCTACACCCTTCTCGCGGACGACATCCGGGAAGGGGAGCGCCTCTACGAGCAGCGCGTGCCGGAAGGGGTGAGGGCGAGGACCTCATACCTGGAGGAGGCGTTCGAGACGCTTATCAAGCAGAAGAAAGGGGAGTTGCAGCTGTAG